The Globicephala melas chromosome X, mGloMel1.2, whole genome shotgun sequence genome contains the following window.
GGGAATCCGGGGTGTGGTCGTTGGGGTCCTCTGTGCGGCCCTCAGGAGGAGGAACCGCGGGGTCGTCCGCCACTCCTGGGCTAGACTCCGGGCTGCCCCGGGTTTGGGGCGTCGTACGGGGTCGAGGGTGCTGAAGTGGGGAAGTGCTGGAGCTTCGAGACCTCGTCACCTCTGGTCCCCCAGGATCTGCACTGCGATCTGGGGATGGCAAGACTGCAGATTAGATTAGGCGATAGGGTGGGGAACGGAGATGGGGCCCCTTGGCTGAGGGTGGCCGGCAGACTCGAAGGGCTGCGGGAGACAGAGACCCCAGTACTCAGAGAAACCTCCGTCAATGAATGGACACGCCCTTCGGGAACCCGAGCCACTCCTCAAGACCCGACACCTCCTTTCCCGAGTCCCCTCCCTTCCTGGATGCAGAACACTCCCCTCAGGAATCAATTCCCACAACTCCCAAAGGAAGTCAAATCCCTCCCATACAGGATCCCAGACTCTCTCCCTTGCTCATCCCACCTTCCTCAACTCCCAATCCTTTCCCTAATGGATCCCTCGTCTTTTGGGACCAGACCCCCTACCCTCTGGATCCCCATTCCATCCCCTCTCCACTGAGACCCACTCTGCTTTCCCATCTGAGGACCATGACCCTTCTTTCTGAACAACCACTTTTGCCCCAAAcccctcttttctcttccctcacaGTACCTCAAAAGCTTCCCCTCTGAAATCCACCCTTATTCCTATCCTGGGACCCTGGTCTTCCCATCCCCACTTTTGAAAATATCATGACCCTCACAAACACCAAGCCCTGATCCTCCCCATTGTGACCACCAAACCCTTCTCACCCAGGTCCCCAGCCTCTCCACTCTGCGACCCTCTTCCTCTCACAGATCCCTGACCCCAATCCTCTGAGAAACCCACCATCTTCTTTCCAGGGCCCTCCCACCCGCTCAGGCTTGCCGGGGTGGGTCTCAGGAGGCCTGCTTAGCACAAGGCAGAGCCGGGGACCTCCTGTGCGAATCCGATCCATGACCTCAGCATGCGTGAGGCCCTGAGTTGACTCTCCATTGATGTGGAGCACGAGGTCGCCAGGCTGCAAGAGTGCAAGGCAAGGGGTGTTGTAGAAAGGTCAAAATGGAGAGCACATCGACAACAGGATAGGACAGGGCTGGCACCGTCGAATGGAGGGTGCTTTATGCTTCACCTGCAAGCGACCGCAGCGCTGTGCTGGCCCGTCCTTCAGCAGCCCGCGAACTGCCAGCGGAGCGTCCCCGTCTGCATCTCGGCCTCCACTTAATGTGAAGCCAAAGCCCACGGAACTGCGAACGAGTTCCACACAGAACTGACCAGAGGCCTGGGGCGGCTTCGAAGCACGACGTGCCTTACCCTCGGTCACTTGGGGTGGCGCGGTACGTGTACCCAAGGTCTCTGACCGACGATGCTGGAGTAAGGACACAAGTATACATACACTGCCGGTCTCGAGGCAGGTGGCCTCGAAGGAGGACAAGGTGGTACCTGGGGCCGGTGTTCCACGAAAGTGGCATGAGGAAGGCGACTGTCTGTGACCTCTATGTCTGCAGAATCCAGCACGCTATTGTCTGGGGGATGAAAAAGGCAGTCGGAAGGGTACTATAAAGAAACTATCTAGGACCAGCCTACTGAGTTAATGTTTCTAGCCTCATCTCATCTCCTTGCCTCTAGGATGCAGAGACAGACATGCTCATCCATTTAACTAGGCTCCGCCCACACGAATAACTATCCTGATCCCGCCTTCTTAGCTAATAACCCTGGGACCAGCTATTTGAATAATCCTAAACACCTTCCTACCTCCCTCTAATAACACGCAGATCCCGCCCCTCATATTAAACCCTTAGACTCACCGTGCAGGGTGCTACTCCAGGATTCCGCTGCTTTAGATTCCAGGCCCCGCCCTCCAATCAGCCTATAAACTTTAACCTACTCCTAACCTTTCGAGCCGCTTCCCCAGTGCGCTTATAGACTCCACCTCCTTGACTAACATTCCAGGCCCGCCCTTTAGCCTAATGCCTGCCCCCAACCCTctccaggccccacctcctccactCGAAACCCCGCTGACAAAAGTAAAGATCAAGCTCCGCACCCACAACTAACCTTGCAACGTTCACCTACTGCAGTAACCCTCTGTGTCACCTCCTAGAGGAATAGTCTAGGCTAACCCCAGCACCCTCGAATCACCGCCGAGGCCCGTCCTCCCAACTCACACCCATTGGCCCCACCCAGGGGAGTAACTAACACTCCTGGGCCCGCCCCCCCAGAACCCCGCTCCACTCCGACCACGCCCCCTGGAGGCCCCGCCCCCATCACGCACCCTCCTTGGGGCGCAGGCGCAATGTGGCGCCGGCCCGGCGTACCAGCGCCGCCACGTCGGCCGCAGCTCGGGCCGCCAGGGGGCGCGCGTCCAGCCGCGCCAGGAGCTGCCGGGCTCTGGGGCCCGCGGGCGGGGGAAGGATACGGCCTGCGCGAGTGAAAAGAACAGATCAGGGCCCACCCTGAGTCTCAGCGACCACCTACAGCCCCCCCCACGACCGAAGACCTAGAATGCCCCTCAAGATCCCGGAGACCCGAGACCACTCCCTCGATAGTTCTGAAAGTCACCGACTGCCCCTCTCATCTCCCGCGACCCCCGACCATCGCGGGTATGCCCGTGGACCCAAAACTGCACCCACGATATCCCTGGACAGCTATTTAACCCCAATATTCCTGGACACCTCCGAACACCCTGTGAATAACTCTGAAGGTCTCTCACTGCTCCCCTATAACTCCAGTTTCCAGACTCTTCCTCCGAACATCGAGAAGTATCCCGATTCCCCCAGATGTCCCAACAGAACACGGTCTGCCCCCTGTGGCCCAGGCACCCCCGATTCCCCTCCAGTTATCCTAGGCAGCCCTGCTGGCCCACATATCCCCGGAGCCCCCAGCCTAACCCCCCACAATTCACCACAGACCCCGAGTGCCCAGGTGTCCCCAGTGACCCTGGGCAGACCCCTCCGGCACACCTCCCCGGAGACTCCGGAGAGACCCCCGGGTCTGGTGCGCCGCCCCACAGCGCGGGTGCGGGTAGGGCGCCTCGAGCCCAGCCCGGGTCGctgggcccctgccctcccccgccgccgcccgcagCCGCTAGGGCGCCAGGGCTGCTTTGTTTACCACCTGTCAGAAGGAAAAGGTGAGAAGCAGACAGGCGGGGCGAGGGCTGGCAGGGACGCGCCCACTACCCTCCCACCCCGCGCCCCGTACCTCCTCTGCTCCCCTTAGGGTCCGTGGCGCCCCCCGCGCGTGGCTCCATGACCCGTACTTGGCCTGGTGGACGCACTGCCGCCAGCGACGCGTTTGGAGCGCCCGGGAGCGCTCACCTGGCGGCCCGCCCGGGCTTGGACGCGGCTGAGGCCGGCCGGTCCCGTGCTTGGCGCCCCAGCCAGCGCGGTGACCTACCTGGCGGCCGCCAAGGAGGCCTGGCCCTGGGAGCCAGCGCGAGCTCTTGGCCTTGCTCTGCCTCAGGCGCTGCCTCTCTTTCCCAGCATCATGGGAAAACTCTTTCCGCCCAGGGGATGTTGTTATTCCACCTGTGAGAGGGGGAAgtcgaggcccagagaagttaagggcCCCACCCGAGCTCTGATGACTAAAAACGGGGTGAGAACCGGAACCCAAGTTTACCAGGGTATTCTGCAGCCTCCACCAGAGCTTTGCACAtcgtaggcactcagtaaatttgCAGTGAATGTTTCCCTACTGGGGGACTGGAAGAGTAcggtgggctggggaggagggtgccCTTGGAGCCTTTGGGAGCTCCGGGAGGTTTCAGGGGCCTGAGCATGATAGGGTTGGGGGACTCAAAAAGTAGGGGAGGGCAGGTCTCCTGGAGAGTGGGGAGGCAGTAGGAGCCTGGACTTGAGGAGCCTTTGAAGGcacatggtgggggaggggacactAGCCAATGAGAGGGGAGAAATGAGGCTCTTCCTAGGTTTGAAAAGGGGTGGGGCGTGTCTGGAGACAAAGCCCCCAAGGGTGGAGCACTTGGGCAGAGTGCTACTGAAGTGGAAGGAGGAATGGGGAGCTGTGAGAGAAGGCCTGTGGCCACCACTTTgtggaagaagaaactgaggatgGGAGGGGCCCAGGGTTGCACAGTCAGCCAACAACAGTGGGGGTCTCAGGTAGCTTACCCCCAACAGTCATCTGGTCCATGACTGTTTCATTATGGGATGTGAACACACTGTGTCCTGATGTCCCTTCTGGCAGGCTGTGCAACCTCTCTCATCCACCTTTCAGGGTCCTGGTTTTGTTGTAGTTGAAAGGGCTGAATGctccctgctttccttcctcctgTAGTCCCATGCCCCTCCCATCTCTGACCTGACCTTGTCTGTGGGGGAACACACTGGACCTCCTTCACTGCTCTGCCCTGTTCTTGTGACCGAATGGGGCTTTCACAACTCCCTAAATATGCCCACTGTTCTTCCCATCTCCCTGCTTTTGCCTATGCTGTTCCCTCTTTCTAGGCGGCCTTTCCCAGCCTTTTGTCTACCTGGAAGGTGACTGCATGTTATCAAGGCCCAATTCAAAGTCTTCAACCCTGCGTTCTTCtatttctgaaaagaaagaaCACATGTTTATATGCAGACGATGGATGGTTGTCCCTGCAGAATTGTAAACCAAAGTGCTTCTGTCTGTGGGGATGAGTCCAAGCTGCTTTCTTTTCCTGAGTCTTCCCAAGAGAACTGGGTTGAGGAGAAAAACCAAGGCTGAGCCCCAGGAATCCATATCCTCTCCTCCACTGGGAAGCCTTTCCACTCTCTCCTCCAGGGCCCagtcccctttccctcccccagggACCTCCCCAATCCTGCAGGGCAGTGCTGGTCACCAGGATCACTGGCTTCTCTGGGCATCTGCCTGCCTGAACTGGGATCCGCTCTGTCCCTCTTGGCCACCCCTGGGAGTCCAGCTGATGTGTGCGCTCCCAGGGGTCCCCAGCAGTCCCCAGCATAAGATGGCTACATCTGCCCACCTTCTCTTCAGAGAAGCCAAGATGCTCTCTTTGTATAATGCTGTGTAAACCTCTTACGTATGGCTTGTGGAATGAGAAATAAGGCAACACAAGGCACAATTATTACCCCAGTTTTATAAATTAGAAGGAGGCCCAGAGAGTGTAAGCAACTTACCATCATCTGGCCCTGTTCTTACTGAGACTTCAAGCACTGAAAATGGAGATGGCAGCTTCCAATCTGGGGTTTGGGTCTTGGGGAACCAGTGATTGTGGTAGAGGGGTGCTTAAAGATTGAGGAATGGGTGCCTGAGGTTCTATAGATTGCTTGATGGGAGGGCCTTGCAGAGGAGCATTGTCGAAAGTTCGGGATGGTGGATGGTGAAGGGAGGTTTCCAAGTATCCGGCAGCCTGGATGTTTCAGAAATGGGGCAAAGAGCTTACCAACTGGATGGGGGCTcaagtatttggagatgggggatTGTTTGAGACTGGGAGATGCTCAGTCTTAGGGGAGTTTGCAAAGGAATGGGGTGTCCAAGGATGGCCTCAGGGATGAA
Protein-coding sequences here:
- the MAGIX gene encoding PDZ domain-containing protein MAGIX isoform X1, with amino-acid sequence MEPRAGGATDPKGSRGGRILPPPAGPRARQLLARLDARPLAARAAADVAALVRRAGATLRLRPKEDNSVLDSADIEVTDSRLPHATFVEHRPQHRRSETLGTRTAPPQVTEGKARRASKPPQASGQFCVELVRSSVGFGFTLSGGRDADGDAPLAVRGLLKDGPAQRCGRLQPGDLVLHINGESTQGLTHAEVMDRIRTGGPRLCLVLSRPPETHPGKPERVGGPWKEDDRSADPGGPEVTRSRSSSTSPLQHPRPRTTPQTRGSPESSPGVADDPAVPPPEGRTEDPNDHTPDSPGPWLVPSEERLSRALGVPGSAQLALEMAAGRRRH
- the MAGIX gene encoding PDZ domain-containing protein MAGIX isoform X2, coding for MEPRAGGATDPKGSRGDNSVLDSADIEVTDSRLPHATFVEHRPQHRRSETLGTRTAPPQVTEGKARRASKPPQASGQFCVELVRSSVGFGFTLSGGRDADGDAPLAVRGLLKDGPAQRCGRLQPGDLVLHINGESTQGLTHAEVMDRIRTGGPRLCLVLSRPPETHPGKPERVGGPWKEDDRSADPGGPEVTRSRSSSTSPLQHPRPRTTPQTRGSPESSPGVADDPAVPPPEGRTEDPNDHTPDSPGPWLVPSEERLSRALGVPGSAQLALEMAAGRRRH